From Helicobacter sp. MIT 05-5293, one genomic window encodes:
- a CDS encoding D-alanine--D-alanine ligase, translating into MKFDILFGGVSYEHEISIVSAIALKKVLGEYIEHFIFLDSSHRFYLIPADSMKSKLFSSGEYKQCKEIFLQRGSFETKGVFGTKRVMPNVIISLIHGADGEDGSISAMLDFYHLRYIGPRIESSVMSFNKILTKLYAAQRGVKTLDYEVLTRSCNTPQKLSFPLILKPARLGSSIGVSVVKEEKDLDYARDLAFEYDDHIVVESFKSGVKEYNLAGCKVGDTFRFSIIEEPSKKELLDFENKYLDFSRTAQVLKADISQELEQEIQNNFIKLYENAFEGALIRCDFFVIDSEVYLNEINPIPGSMANYLFEDFAQVLQDLACNLPKKHPIKVSYQYIEKIHYAKGK; encoded by the coding sequence ATGAAGTTTGATATATTATTTGGCGGTGTGAGCTATGAACATGAAATCAGCATCGTAAGTGCTATTGCATTGAAAAAGGTGTTGGGAGAGTATATTGAGCATTTTATTTTTCTTGATTCTTCGCATCGCTTTTATTTGATACCTGCAGATTCTATGAAGTCAAAACTTTTCAGTTCAGGTGAATACAAGCAATGTAAAGAAATTTTTCTCCAACGCGGCTCATTTGAAACAAAAGGCGTTTTTGGCACAAAAAGAGTAATGCCTAATGTCATCATTAGTCTTATACATGGGGCAGATGGCGAAGATGGCTCAATCAGCGCAATGCTTGATTTTTATCATTTGCGCTATATCGGTCCACGCATAGAATCTAGCGTAATGAGTTTTAATAAGATTCTCACAAAACTTTATGCTGCTCAAAGAGGTGTTAAAACACTTGATTATGAGGTGCTTACGCGTTCTTGTAATACACCTCAAAAGCTTTCATTTCCTTTGATTCTTAAACCCGCAAGATTGGGAAGTTCTATCGGTGTGAGTGTCGTTAAAGAAGAAAAAGATTTAGATTATGCGAGAGATTTAGCATTTGAATATGACGATCATATCGTAGTCGAATCATTCAAAAGCGGTGTGAAAGAATACAATCTCGCAGGTTGCAAAGTGGGTGATACCTTTCGTTTTTCGATTATTGAAGAACCCTCCAAAAAAGAATTGCTTGATTTTGAAAACAAATATTTAGATTTTTCACGCACTGCACAAGTATTAAAGGCTGATATAAGCCAAGAGTTGGAACAAGAGATTCAAAATAATTTTATCAAACTTTACGAAAATGCTTTTGAGGGCGCACTGATTCGATGTGATTTTTTTGTGATCGATTCTGAAGTGTATTTGAATGAAATCAATCCTATTCCGGGTTCAATGGCGAATTATTTATTTGAAGATTTTGCACAGGTGCTTCAAGATTTAGCGTGTAATTTGCCAAAAAAACACCCAATCAAGGTAAGCTATCAATATATTGAGAAAATTCATTACGCTAAGGGTAAATAA
- a CDS encoding alpha/beta hydrolase: MAKKTIKYRDTDFDLSYEILCAQTSSSPAMLFLHGWGSNKEVMKVAFAQTFQQYHHIYLDMPGFGNSPNETPLYTQDYAHIVKLFLEQIEYQVEIIAGHSFGGKVGILCAPKEMILLSSAGIKIAKSLKVRCKIYLAKLLGQLGLKGITKRFRSQDAKEMNEGMYQTFKNVVDEDFSDQFVAYKGRASVFWGKNDTTTPLFCGYKIANLIEDSRFFALEGDHYFFLKQGEKIQKLYEGREENG, encoded by the coding sequence ATGGCTAAAAAGACAATCAAATATCGCGACACAGATTTTGATTTGAGCTATGAGATTTTGTGTGCGCAGACCTCCTCTTCGCCTGCAATGTTATTTTTGCATGGTTGGGGAAGTAATAAGGAGGTAATGAAAGTTGCTTTTGCTCAAACATTCCAACAATATCATCACATTTATTTAGATATGCCCGGTTTTGGTAATAGTCCTAATGAAACACCTCTTTACACGCAAGATTATGCTCATATTGTTAAATTATTTTTGGAGCAGATTGAATATCAAGTTGAAATCATTGCAGGACATAGCTTTGGAGGAAAAGTAGGGATATTGTGCGCTCCTAAGGAGATGATTCTGTTAAGTTCGGCTGGTATTAAAATTGCCAAATCTCTTAAAGTGCGATGTAAGATTTATCTTGCTAAACTTTTGGGACAGCTTGGGCTTAAGGGTATTACAAAGAGATTCCGTTCTCAAGATGCAAAAGAAATGAATGAGGGTATGTATCAAACATTTAAGAATGTTGTTGATGAGGATTTTTCTGATCAATTCGTAGCTTACAAAGGTAGGGCAAGTGTTTTTTGGGGTAAAAATGACACTACTACCCCTTTATTTTGCGGCTATAAAATCGCTAATCTTATCGAAGATAGTCGATTCTTTGCTTTAGAAGGCGATCATTATTTTTTCTTGAAACAAGGTGAGAAGATTCAGAAACTTTATGAAGGGAGAGAAGAAAATGGATAA
- a CDS encoding acylphosphatase: protein MDKTLYEFLIFGKVQGVGYRRFIKSKVEQINLQGVLIEGSIKNLKDGSVRVIARGDEESIQTLRRYLEVGPIRSSITQIQSRIIGEDECKEHTFNLDGFNVIE, encoded by the coding sequence ATGGATAAAACATTATATGAATTTTTGATATTTGGAAAAGTTCAAGGTGTAGGTTATCGCCGTTTTATAAAAAGTAAAGTCGAGCAGATTAATCTTCAGGGTGTATTGATCGAAGGAAGCATTAAGAATCTTAAAGATGGCAGTGTGCGAGTGATTGCAAGAGGAGATGAAGAATCAATCCAAACGCTAAGACGTTATCTTGAAGTTGGTCCAATTAGAAGTAGTATCACACAGATTCAATCACGGATTATCGGTGAAGATGAGTGTAAAGAGCATACTTTTAATTTAGATGGTTTTAATGTTATAGAATAG
- the murF gene encoding UDP-N-acetylmuramoyl-tripeptide--D-alanyl-D-alanine ligase translates to MEDKLIIAIIAQWLFIFCLAYYVMTNLQWYNYSFKRVLLMHHKIQWHFYYAILPLAAYIGIFFIPNQTGLYLLLALGALYFLGIVIWTIRLDKRLVFTSRVVKFFIILLIFMIINEILCFFLELESALLSLMALLFASVISKIYENTLLNRFIIIAKEKLDIMSNLTIISVTGSYGKTSIKNFLAQILREKYSVYATPRSVNTHTGIVADINKNLDYTTEIYIAEAGARLKGDIEVIAKFLNPQYAVIGEIGEQHLEYFKSLDNIVETKFELLQSARLKKAFVFGDNPKPSHLSLDTESKIRYFPDKVRNVNATLEGTTFELYINNQWYLFETMILGAFNVVNLSAAIYVGLELGLKIEEIQKSVKRIQPIPHRLNKIQTNQKIIIDDGFNGNLKGMKEAIRLCSLYQGRKIIVTPGIIESTKEANIELAEAIDKVFDIAIITGELNSKILASHIKTTQKIIIKDKSILEDMLKSCSQPNDLVLFSNDAPGYI, encoded by the coding sequence ATGGAAGATAAGCTGATTATAGCTATTATTGCGCAATGGCTTTTTATCTTTTGCCTTGCGTATTATGTGATGACAAATTTACAATGGTATAATTATAGTTTTAAACGTGTATTATTGATGCACCATAAGATTCAATGGCACTTTTATTACGCTATTTTACCTCTTGCAGCATATATAGGGATATTTTTTATTCCTAATCAGACAGGTCTTTACTTGCTTTTAGCTTTGGGTGCGCTTTATTTTTTAGGCATTGTAATTTGGACAATCAGGCTTGATAAGCGTTTAGTTTTTACCTCGAGGGTTGTAAAGTTTTTTATTATTTTATTAATTTTTATGATTATTAATGAAATCCTTTGCTTTTTCTTAGAATTAGAATCTGCTTTGTTATCTTTGATGGCTTTGCTGTTTGCAAGTGTGATTTCAAAAATCTATGAAAATACATTGCTCAATCGTTTCATTATTATTGCAAAAGAAAAACTTGATATTATGTCAAATCTTACAATTATCAGTGTTACGGGAAGCTATGGAAAAACAAGCATCAAAAACTTTCTTGCACAGATTCTGCGAGAAAAATATAGTGTTTATGCGACACCAAGAAGTGTGAATACACATACAGGCATTGTGGCGGACATTAATAAGAATCTTGACTATACGACAGAGATTTATATTGCTGAAGCAGGTGCGCGTTTAAAAGGTGATATTGAAGTTATCGCGAAATTTTTGAATCCTCAATATGCGGTTATTGGCGAAATAGGAGAGCAACATTTAGAGTATTTTAAGAGCCTTGATAATATCGTTGAGACAAAATTTGAGTTGCTTCAAAGTGCGCGACTCAAGAAAGCTTTTGTGTTTGGGGATAATCCTAAACCCTCCCATCTCTCTTTAGATACAGAATCTAAAATTCGTTATTTCCCTGATAAGGTGAGAAATGTGAATGCCACTTTGGAGGGGACAACATTTGAGTTGTATATCAATAATCAATGGTATTTGTTTGAAACCATGATATTAGGTGCATTTAATGTCGTCAATTTGAGCGCGGCGATTTATGTGGGATTAGAATTGGGATTAAAAATTGAAGAGATTCAAAAAAGTGTGAAACGCATTCAGCCAATCCCGCATCGTCTCAATAAGATTCAGACAAATCAGAAGATTATTATTGATGATGGATTCAATGGGAATCTTAAAGGAATGAAAGAGGCAATTCGGCTTTGCTCACTCTATCAAGGGCGTAAAATTATTGTTACACCGGGTATCATAGAAAGCACTAAAGAAGCTAATATAGAATTAGCCGAAGCGATTGATAAAGTTTTTGATATTGCTATTATCACGGGTGAGCTTAATAGTAAGATTCTCGCTTCTCATATCAAGACGACACAGAAGATCATTATTAAAGACAAATCTATTTTAGAAGATATGCTCAAGTCTTGTTCTCAACCTAATGATTTGGTATTGTTTAGTAATGATGCGCCGGGTTATATTTAG